The sequence GTTGATGACAAAAAGCACAAATTACATAATggtagatgttttatttttaaatcacatgTGCTCTTTTATGATTTCAGAAACAAATACAGTCACACTAGACTTGGAGACTGTTTCAAGTCATTCAACTGCATCCCCTTTCTCCAGTCCTTGGAGTACTTCCACATTTTCACTTTCCAGCATTCTACCAATTTCACCACAACCTTCAGCACTGCAAACACCTCTTGTGTTAAGCCGGAATGATACCTAAAATGTTTCCCGGTCTTGGCCAGAAACCTTTGAAGTCCCATGGGACAAAATGCCAATGGAAATTCAGAGAGCAATTTCAGAAGGCAAAAGACACCCTCCTGACAAGAGGCGACAAATGATAAGAATTCTTGCAGATGAAGTTCAAAAGTACGAGGCTAATCCCACACGTTCACAATGCCTTACAATCTGCCAGAAAATAACCCATCAATACCCAGGTAGCTTTGCTTATTTGACACCAAGTGGAAAGCTAATTGCTGGAGGGTATatttctctgctctctcaactcaaaacaagagttGAGAATATCAACCGTTCCGGGACCTTTCAAAGATACAGATCATCAGGACCCTGCAGAATTGCTGGAGTCAAGCGGGGACCAACTGACATGTATGGGTGTACTAGATTCCAGCCTGAACTCCCTCCAGAGGAAACTGATGACACAGTGGAGGAGAAACGTCAAAGATTACAAAGCACTTACAGCAAGTACGGCATCAATGGAGATGACAGGCCAGATGTGACAGATTTGATGGAGACCACATTTAGCCTCCAGCGCAGACACATAAACAGGATACCTGCTTCCTCTGTAGCTGATTTGCGATTGAACTGGCCTTACCTATTTACACAAAGAGGAATCTTTTCTCACTTTGAGTTGCTGACAGATGTACCTGTCCTCCGTGCCCTGGAACTGTCAGTTGAGGAGTGTGGTAATGCAGTTGTAGAGTATCTCCGCACCAAAGTGAAGAATTCCAATGTCCAGACAATCTTGGCTCAAAATGCATCTGGCGACTTAACATTCCTTGTCATCCAACTATTGATGGCTCATTTCAATGAGTCTCCAGATGGGCTGATGCTGAGTACTGACGTAAGTCCATTTTTGCATATGTATATTGTATTTCTAATATATACGTTTCCATGCTATCCAGGAATATGcaacagcagcagatgatgAAACCAGCCTAAGTTTGCCTGCCAGTCCTTGTCTGATATTGTGTAAGTTCAGAATTTGCAATATTTATAGGTGGTACTTAATACTTCTTAACatgttgatttctttttttttcttttggtaattACACATGCAATTCTTTAAAAATAGGAATTGTATGTGTGCacattacacattaaaaaaggaAGATTGGAAAGCACTCtctataacatttaaaaagtcttcATTAGAATAGCTTTGTCATGTTAAATTAATTCAGCTTCAGTGTGTTAAAGTGTGGTGCCTATGAATAGTTTATGAggaaaagcac comes from Melanotaenia boesemani isolate fMelBoe1 chromosome 20, fMelBoe1.pri, whole genome shotgun sequence and encodes:
- the LOC121631551 gene encoding uncharacterized protein LOC121631551, whose product is MPMEIQRAISEGKRHPPDKRRQMIRILADEVQKYEANPTRSQCLTICQKITHQYPGSFAYLTPSGKLIAGGYISLLSQLKTRVENINRSGTFQRYRSSGPCRIAGVKRGPTDMYGCTRFQPELPPEETDDTVEEKRQRLQSTYSKYGINGDDRPDVTDLMETTFSLQRRHINRIPASSVADLRLNWPYLFTQRGIFSHFELLTDVPVLRALELSVEECGNAVVEYLRTKVKNSNVQTILAQNASGDLTFLVIQLLMAHFNESPDGLMLSTDEYATAADDETSLSLPASPCLILCGNEQLVVGWMSALKAISSLRESSQHL